Genomic window (Jeotgalibaca ciconiae):
CATGGTGTCCCAAGTGTGGACAATGCTCACCCTCATCAATCAGCTAATAACCGGTTTACATTAGTTCATAACGGTGTCATTGAAAACTTCCGTGAGCTGAAAGAGAATTATTTATCTGATGTTCATTTGTATGGGGAAACCGATACGGAAATTGTTGTCAATGTTATTGCAGCAATGGCTGAAAAAGAAGGATTAGGGGCTAAAGAAGCCTTGCAAAAAACCTTGCAAGTTGTTAAAGGGTCTTATGCCTTTGCGATGATTGATGCAGAAGACCCAAGTGTTCTGTATGCAGCTAAAAATAAAAGCCCATTGTTGATCGGCTTAGGTGACGACTTTAATATGGTTGTCAGTGACGCCATGGCAGGTGTGCAACTAACGAACGAATATATTGAGATTCATGATGGCGAAATTGTGATGCTAACTAAAAATGAGGTTTTAATTGAAACACTCACTGGTGAAGTGATTGAGCGTGCCTCTTATCGTGCAACAGTGGATGCGTCTGATTTAGAAAAAGGAACGTACCCTTACTATATGTTGAAGGAGATTGACGAGCAGCCAGCTGTTTTACGTCATATCATTCAAGAGTACCAAGGAGAAGACAACCAATTAGAAGTGGATGAAGCGTTATTGGCTGCCATGATGGAAGCCGATCGGATTCATATTGTCGCTTGTGGAACAAGTTATCATGCGGGTTGGATTGGTAAGCATTATTTGGAAACATTGGCTAAAATACCAACGGAAGTTCACATTGCAAGTGAGTTTTCATACAATCAGCCTTTATTGACAGGCAAGCCATTCTTTATTTTTATCTCTCAATCTGGCGAAACAGCAGACAGCCGCCAAGTGTTAGTTAAAGTAAAAGAACTCGGTTACCCAGCATTAACGATTACAAATGTCCAAGGGTCAACTTTGTCGCGCGAAGCAGACCATACCTTATTACTTTATGCAGGCCCAGAAATCGCTGTAGCCTCATCAAAAGCCTATACCGCTCAAATGACTGTTATGGCGATATTAGCTGATGTGTTGGGCCGCCAAAAAGGCCACGACAGCCAGTGGGACTTAGCTCACGAATTAGGACTAGTCGCAAGAGCGATGGATACTGTCATTGATGAAAAAGCGCAATTAGAGGAACTCGCTCAAGCTTACTTTACAGATACAAGAAATGCCTTTTACATCGGACGTGGCCTTGACTACTATGTGGCAATGGAAGCAGCTCTAAAACTAAAAGAAATTTCTTATATCCAAACAGAAGGATTCGCTGCCGGCGAATTGAAGCATGGTACCATTGCCCTAATCGAAGAAGGCACACCAGTCTTAGCTTTGGTGACGCAAGCAAGTAATGCCAGCCACACTCGCGGTAATGTTGAGGAAGTACGCTCTCGCGGAGCTAATACGTGTGTGATTGCCATGGAAGGATTGGAACAAGAAGGCGACCAGTTTATCTTGCCGCATGTCCATGAAGAACTTGCACCACTTGTCGCAGTTGTCCCTACTCAATTACTAGCTTACTATGCAACCTTGCAAAGAGGCTATGACGTTGATAAGCCAAGAAACTTAGCGAAATCAGTAACCGTGGAATAAGATTTTATAATAAAATTTTATTTAAATAAAATCACTTCAATTAAAAATAAGTTGTACTATTTCACCCCTTTGGATTAAACTAATTCAAAGGGGTGTTTTTATGTTTAAAAGAAATAGAGCCTCTGAAATGATAAACGGGATTGTAGAAAGATGAAAGTCAGTTAATCTTTCAGACTATATAAACCAAATGAATAAAAAAGAATATATTGTTATTTTTAATTTTTTATAATACAAAATTGATATAATAGAGATAGATTATGCATGGCTACAGGAGGAAACAACATGGCAACAGCGAACTTAGGTTTTGAAGAAAAGTTATGGAAAATGGCAGATAAATTACGAGGATCAATGGATTCTGGTGAATATAAAAATGTGGTATTAGGCTTATTATTTTTAAAATATGTATCTGATGCCTTTGAAGAAAAATATGCGGAGTTAAAAGCAGATGAATGGGCAGACGAAGAAGACCGTGATGAATATGTTGCGGAGAATATCTTCTTTGTACCAAAAGAAGCGCGTTGGTCATTTATTAAAGACAATGCAAAGAAACCCGAAGTCGGTCAGTTAATTGATGCAGCAATGGTTGCAATTGAAAAAGAAAATCCATCATTAGTGGGCGTATTACCTAAATCCTTTGCACGCCCAGAATTAGATAAAACACGTCTTGGTGAAACAATCGACTTGTTCTCATTCAAAGTCGGTGATGAAGAGAGCCGTGAAAAAGATGTTATCGGTCGTGTTTACGAATATTTCTTAAGTAACTTTGCAAGCGCAGAAGGCAAAAATGGTGGCGAGTTCTACACACCATCTTCAGTCGTTCGCTTACTAGTTGAAATGCTAGAACCATACAAAGGCCGTGTATATGACCCTGCATGTGGCTCTGGTGGTATGTTCGTACAATCTTCTAAATTCATTAAAGAACATCAAGGTCGTATTGATAATTTATCTGTATACGGTCAAGAATCTAATCCAACAACATGGAAGCTTTGTAAGATGAACTTAGCGATCCGTGGCATTGATGGTAATATTGGGCCCCATAATGCAGATACGTTTTTAAACGATTTACATAAAGGCTTAAAAGCAGATTATATTATAGCTAATCCACCATTCAATATTAAAGATTGGGGTGGCGATAAGCTACAAGATGATGTGCGTTGGCAATACGGTATTCCTCCAGAAGGCAATGCCAACTATGCTTGGATTCAGCATATGATTTCAAAATTAGCACCAGCAGGAACAGCTGGTTTTGTATTAGCGAATGGCTCAATGTCATCTAATACAGGTGGTGAAGGCGAAATTCGTAAAAACTTAATTGAAAATGACTTAGTTGAATGTATTGTGACACTACCAGGTCAGCTATTTTATTCAACGCAAATTCCTGTATGTTTATGGTTCGTCTCGAAAAATAAAATGAAGACAGGTAAACGTGAACGAAATAATAAAATTCTCTTTATTGATGCGCGTAATTTAGGAGTTATGGCAACGCGTACTTTAAAAGAATTTAATGATGAAGATATTCAAAAAGTTGCCGATACCTTCCATGCATGGCGTGGTAAGAATGAGCAAGAATATACAGATGAATTAGGTTTTTGTAAAGAAGCAACAATTGAAGAGGTGCGTGAAAACGACCATATTTTAACACCAGGACGTTATGTAGGTTTAGCCGAACAAGAAGATGATGGTGAACCATTCGAAGAAAAAATGACCCGTTTAACAAGAGAGTTATCAGAGCAGTTTGCGCAATCGAAAGAGTTATAAGAACAGATTCGTAAAGCGTTAGGTGGTATTGGATATGGAGTTTAATAAAATTGTAAGATTAAAAGATATTGCTGAAGTTGAAATGGGACAATCACCTAAATCAGAATTTTATAATGAACAAGAGGGGACGCCATTTTTGCAAGGAACAAGAACTTTTGGATTACTATATCCTATTATTGATACTTATACAACAAAAGTAACCAAATGGGCTATGGAAGGTGATATTTTATTCAGTGTTAGAGCACCTGTAGGAAACATAAATATTGCTACCAAACCTTTATGTATCGGACGGGGATTAGCAGCTGTTCGTTCAAAAACAAATAATCAGAAATTCTTATTTTATTTATTAAAGGCTTTTAATAATTATGAAGGTCATTCGACCGGTACAATATTTAGTTCAATAAATAAAAGTACATTAGAAAATTTAGAATTCGCTATTCCAGAAGAAAACATACAAAGTTCGATAGGTGATTTCTTATGGTCAATTGATGAAAAAATCGAATTAAATAACAATATTATATCCAATCTCGAAAAACTCTCTCAAACCCTTTTCAAACAGTGGTTCATCGACTTTGAATTTCCAAATGAAGAAGGAAAACCGTACAAATCAAGTGGTGGAGAAATGGTGGAAAGTGATTTAGGGGAGATACCTAAAAAATGGTGCTCTAAAAAATTTAATAGTATTATGAAAATCTCTAGTGGTAAGCGTCCAAAGATAAAAGCGGATAATTATAGCTTTGAGAATTCAATACCGATAATAGGAGCCAGTAAAATAATGGGATATACTAGAGACACGCTATTTGACTCTCCAATATTAGTTATAGGTAGAGTAGGTACACATGGTGTAGTTCAAAAAATAGTAGATAGATGTTGGCCTTCTGATAATACTTTAGTTATTCAAAGTGAATTTTATAACTTTGTTTTTGAATTTTTAAAGGTAATTGATTATAAGTCTTTGAATCGAGGGTCAACGCAGCCATTAATAACTCAAACAGATATAAAAAATCAAACCATTATTGTTCCTGAAGATCTAACTATAATAGAAAAATTCGAAAAAATCTTAATGCCGTTATTAAATAAACAATTCTTACTATTAAAAGAAAATGAGAATTTAACTCAACTCCGTGATACACTCCTACCAAGGCTACTTTCAGGTGAAATCGAAATCCCTGATGAATTGGAGGTGTAACATATGTTTAAATACAATGAATCAGAGTTAGAAGTCGCAGCACTCGAATGGTTAGAAGAACTAGGTTATGACATTGTTGAAGGTCCAGATATTGCACCAGATGGCGACAGCCCAGAGCGCGATAGCTTTCAAGATGTTGTGTTAGTTGATCGTTTGCGTGACGCTTTGCGAAAGATAAACCCAACAATTGATACGAAAGTCATTGAAGAAGCTGTTCAAAAAATAGCAGCAAATGCTTCGCCAAATTTAATTTTAAATAATAAACAATTCCATAAACTTGCGACAGATGGGATTGAGATTCAAGTACAAGGAACAGATGGGTATAATCCGACTGTTTCTGTGTATGTATTTGATTTTGAAAATCCACAAAACAATGATTTTATGGCAGTTAACCAGTTTACGATTATTGAAGGTCAATCAAATAAACGTCCTGATGTACTTGTCTTTGTTAATGGCTTACCTGTTGTCGTGATGGAACTCAAAAATGCGACGAATGAAGATGTTGATATTTCAGATGCATACAATCAAATTCAAACATATAAACAAGCGATTCCGACATTATTCCGTTACAATGCGTTCTTAATTACGAGTGACGGTATTAATGCACGTGTAGGTTCTCTTACTGCAAATGAAGAACGCTTTATGAAGTGGCGTACGGTTGATGGCATTTCATTAGCCAGTCCAGCTGAACCTCAGCTTGAAGTCATGATTAATGGGATGTTAGAGCCTCGTCGTTTAATGGATATTATTCAAAATTTTATTTTATTCCAAACAGATGGTGAAAATACATTTAAAATCTTAGCTGCCTATCACCAATACCATGCAGTAAATAAAGCAGTTGAAAAAGCACAAATAGCAACGGCAGAAAACGGTGACCATAAGATTGGTGTTATTTGGCATACACAAGGTTCTGGTAAAAGTCTCTCCATGGTGTTTTATGCAGGTAAATTGATTAAAGCGATGAATAATCCGACTTTAGTCGTTTTAACAGACCGTAATGATTTAGATGATCAGCTGTATAAAACATTCTCAATGTCGAAGGATATTTTACGGCAGTCACCAAATCAAGCACAGTCTAGTGATTCTTTACGTGAATTATTAAATGTAGAATCAGGTGGCATCATCTTTACGACACTACAAAAATTCTCACCTGATGAAGAAGTAGGTGAAATGCCGTGTCTAACAGACCGTACAAATGTTATTGTCATGGCAGATGAAGCCCATCGTTCACAATATGGTTTTGGTGCAGCATTATCGCAAAAGAAAGAAAGCGAAGGTGAATTGAAGTATGGCTACGCAAAATATGTTCGTGATGCGTTGCCGAATGCTTCATTCATCGGATTCACCGGCACACCTGTAGAATCAACAGACCGCAATACACCAGCAGTATTTGGTGAATACATTGATGTGTATGATATGTCACAGGCAGTAGAAGATGGTGCGACAGTTAAGATTTTTTATGAGTCTCGTGTTATTCCTCTAGAGTTACCAGAGGGATTAGCAATTGATGATGACTATGAAGATATTACAGAAGACCAAGAACTATCGATAAAAGAAAAACTGAAGTCAAAATGGTCACGTTTAGAAGCAGTCGCAGGTGCAAGTTCACGTGTCGAAAAAATGGCCCAAGATTTGGTCCATCACTATGAAGAACGTGGAAAAGCAATGTTCGGTAAATCAATGATTGTTGTGATGTCCCGTCGAATTGCGATTGATTTATACAAAGAAATTATTAAACTTCGTCCAGAATGGCATTCAGATGACGATGATAAAGGTGTTATTAAAATCGTTATGACAGGCTCATCGAGTGATCCAGTCGAATGGCAGCCATTCATTGGAACAAAAAAACGCCGTGAATTTTTAGCACGTCGTATGAAAGATAACGATGATTCATTAAAAATCGTTATTGTGCGAGATATGTGGCTAACTGGATTTGATGTGCCTTCAATGAATACGATGTATATTGATAAACCGATGAAAGGCCATAACTTAATGCAAGCTATCGCACGTGTAAACCGTGTATTTAAAGATAAACCAGGCGGCTTAGTAGTTGATTACATTGGTATTGCAGATAATTTAAAACAGGCATTAAAGCAGTATACAGATAGTGACCGTGAAACAGCAGGTGTTGATACAGCTCTTGCAGTAGATGTCATGTTAGAAAAATATCAACTTATTTTAGAATTGTTATACGGTCATGATTATTCAGGCTTTAAATCCGAAAAATCGTCGCAACGTATTAAAGCAATTGTGAATACGATGGATTATGTCATCGGACTGGGTGAAGAAGAAAAGAAACGCTTTTTAGACACTGTAACGGAATTATCAAAAGCATATGCTTTATGTGCAACGACACGAGAGGCAGAGGAATTAAACGATGAAATTGGCTTTTTTAAAGCTGTCAAAGCGAGTATTGTGAAAACAATTGGTGATGGTAGTAAAAAGAAAACAGCAACACAAATGGATGCACAAATTAATCAATTAATTTCAAAGTCGGTTATCTCGGAAGATGTGATTGATATTTATAAAGAGCTTGGATTAGAGAATCCTGATATTTCGATTTTATCCGATCAATTTTTAGAAGATGTTCGAGCATTACCACAAAAGAACTTAGCAGTAGAATTACTAAATCGTTTATTGAATGGCAAAGTGAAAAATGTGCAGCGCAGTAACTTAATCAAGGCGCGCAAGTTCTCTGAAATGCTAGCTAACTCACTGAATAAATACAATAAACGAACCATTGAAACGTCAAAAGTTATCGAAGAACTAATTGAATTAGCAAAAGAAATGGACGGAGCTTATAAACGCGGAGAAGATAATGGTATGGTCAGGGAAGAAGTCGCATTCTATGACGCATTAGCTTCACATGATACAGCCGAACAAGTTTTAGGAGACGATACGTTAAAAATCATTGCTCATGAATTAACGCAGTCCATCAAAGAAAACATGAGTATTGATTGGAATTTACGTGATTCTGCACGTGCAAAAATGCGTGTGATGGTCAAACGATTACTTAAAAAACACGGTTACCCACCAGAAATCAGTAAACAAGCAATAGACACCGTAATTGAACAAGCAGAGCTGATGTCAGAGCAGTTGGCGTTGGAATTATAAAATAGTTAAGAGGATTCTAATTTGGTTTGGAATCCTCTTATTTTTTAAATTCATAGAATAGGACGGGGATAAACTTTATGTTATCTAACATTTTTTTGAGAAATGTAGCTAGCTACAATGAAGTAGGGACAAAATTTAAAGATTTAAAGAAGGTTAATTTTATTTATGGTAATAATGGAACAGGTAAATCAACTTTATCTAGAGGTTTTCTTAATATAGAAGATGTAGTCTACTCAGATTGTATTTATGAGGGAAATATAATAGGAGAAAGATTAGTTTATAATAAGAACTTTATTGATGAAAATTTTAAATCTGATAATGATATTCCAGGAATATTTACTTTAGGTAGGGATGATGTAGAGAAACAGATAGAGTTGGATGAAATTCAAAAAAATATAGAAAAAAATAAAGAGGACAAAATTAAAGCCCAAGATAATATAACTATCACTCAGGGAAAAATAGAGGAAAATCAGCAAAACTTTAACGATCTCATATGGAGTAAAAAGAGTGATAAAACAAATAGAATAAGTGCACTATATCAACATGCATTTATCGGGTTGCATGGAAGTAAACAACGCTTTTACAATGAGTACTGTAATCAAGTGGTTTCAAATGGATCTGAATTAATAAATATTGATGAGCTTTTTAAGAGTGCGGAAGTAGTATTCTCTGAAGAGCAAAGTGCATTAAGTAAAATACCGGCTTTGGAAATAAAGTATGAGTCGGGTAGTAAAATATTCAGTAAGTCGATTATCGGTAAAGAGGATTTAGAGTATGCCCACTTAGTTGAAAAACTAAATATACATACATGGGTTCATGAAGGATATAAAACTATTCAAGAGAATGATTTAGATTATTGTCCTTTTTGTAGAAGTGAGTTAAAAGAAGAAATAACTAATTACCTTACAGAATATTTTAATGAAAAATTTGAAAAAGAAATAGTAGAATTAAATAAAGAGATTATTAAATATAAAGAATATGCAGAGAATGTAATCTTATACTTAGAGGAATTACAAGCTTTAGACAATAAATATCTTGAAAAAATCATGGTAGAAAAAATTTTATTAAAAATAAAAGCTAAGAACCAAGAAAATTTAAAATATCTTTCCGAAAAAGAAAAAGCACCTTCAAATAAAATTGAATTAAAATTATTTGAACAAGAATTAGCAGAGTTAAATGAACAATTAACTATCGATAATGAAAAAATAGAAGTTCATAATAATACAGTACGGAAACTGGGGGAGGAAAAAGAAAGAATATTAAGAAATATTTGGAGAGTGTTTTTAAGTTCAACTGAAGTGGAGTATAAAAACTTTAAGAAAGAGCAAAAAAAGTTGAATGGTAGGTTAGAGGGGCTAAAAGAAGCTGTTGATACAAAGGATGAATATATCATAGAAAACCAAGAAAAGTATGAAAAAATTAAGGAAAGCATATTTGGGATTTCCTCTACAGTAATTGCGATTAATAAACAATTACATTTATACGGTTTTAAAAATTTTAAATTAAGAGCTGCAGAAGACGAGGGTAAGTACAAAATTGTTAGAGAAAATGGAGAAGATGCTAATAAAACTTTGAGTGAGGGAGAAAAAACATTCATTACTTTTCTTTATTATTACCACAGAGTTAAAAGTGTAGAAAATAAAAAACTACTTTTTATTGATGATCCAATTTCTAGTTTGGATAGCACGATATTATATATTGTTTCCACATTAGTTAAAGATTTGATTGAAAATAGTGATGAATATAAAATTGAACAATTATTTATATCAACTCATAATACTTATTTTTTTAAAGAGATAACTTACAAAGTAAATAATTGTTGTTATTTTATTATAAGAAAAAATGCAAAAGATGGTTCATATGTGAAAAGGTATGAAAAAAATCCAATTACAACTTCATATGAAGCTTTATGGAAAGAACTTATAGAACTAAAAGATTCAAGTGCAAATATCATTCAAAATGTTATGAGAAGAATTCTAGAGAACTATTTTAAATTTCTTGGTGGGATTGAATTGGATAGTCTCATAAAATACTTTGATGAAGATGAAAAAATAATTGTATCTTCATTAATTAAATGGACACATGATGGATCACATCATATACAAGAAGATTTATATATACAACAACAATCAGATATGAATGAAAAATATTTCAATATTTTTAGTGAACTTTTTATCAAAAGTGGCAATGAAGGGCATTTAAGAATGATGC
Coding sequences:
- the glmS gene encoding glutamine--fructose-6-phosphate transaminase (isomerizing); its protein translation is MCGIVGYIGQGAVQNALVNGLEKLEYRGYDSAGIYVVDPAGNGHLFKEKGRIAALSEQVDFEIEASVGIGHTRWATHGVPSVDNAHPHQSANNRFTLVHNGVIENFRELKENYLSDVHLYGETDTEIVVNVIAAMAEKEGLGAKEALQKTLQVVKGSYAFAMIDAEDPSVLYAAKNKSPLLIGLGDDFNMVVSDAMAGVQLTNEYIEIHDGEIVMLTKNEVLIETLTGEVIERASYRATVDASDLEKGTYPYYMLKEIDEQPAVLRHIIQEYQGEDNQLEVDEALLAAMMEADRIHIVACGTSYHAGWIGKHYLETLAKIPTEVHIASEFSYNQPLLTGKPFFIFISQSGETADSRQVLVKVKELGYPALTITNVQGSTLSREADHTLLLYAGPEIAVASSKAYTAQMTVMAILADVLGRQKGHDSQWDLAHELGLVARAMDTVIDEKAQLEELAQAYFTDTRNAFYIGRGLDYYVAMEAALKLKEISYIQTEGFAAGELKHGTIALIEEGTPVLALVTQASNASHTRGNVEEVRSRGANTCVIAMEGLEQEGDQFILPHVHEELAPLVAVVPTQLLAYYATLQRGYDVDKPRNLAKSVTVE
- a CDS encoding class I SAM-dependent DNA methyltransferase; amino-acid sequence: MATANLGFEEKLWKMADKLRGSMDSGEYKNVVLGLLFLKYVSDAFEEKYAELKADEWADEEDRDEYVAENIFFVPKEARWSFIKDNAKKPEVGQLIDAAMVAIEKENPSLVGVLPKSFARPELDKTRLGETIDLFSFKVGDEESREKDVIGRVYEYFLSNFASAEGKNGGEFYTPSSVVRLLVEMLEPYKGRVYDPACGSGGMFVQSSKFIKEHQGRIDNLSVYGQESNPTTWKLCKMNLAIRGIDGNIGPHNADTFLNDLHKGLKADYIIANPPFNIKDWGGDKLQDDVRWQYGIPPEGNANYAWIQHMISKLAPAGTAGFVLANGSMSSNTGGEGEIRKNLIENDLVECIVTLPGQLFYSTQIPVCLWFVSKNKMKTGKRERNNKILFIDARNLGVMATRTLKEFNDEDIQKVADTFHAWRGKNEQEYTDELGFCKEATIEEVRENDHILTPGRYVGLAEQEDDGEPFEEKMTRLTRELSEQFAQSKEL
- a CDS encoding restriction endonuclease subunit S, whose translation is MEFNKIVRLKDIAEVEMGQSPKSEFYNEQEGTPFLQGTRTFGLLYPIIDTYTTKVTKWAMEGDILFSVRAPVGNINIATKPLCIGRGLAAVRSKTNNQKFLFYLLKAFNNYEGHSTGTIFSSINKSTLENLEFAIPEENIQSSIGDFLWSIDEKIELNNNIISNLEKLSQTLFKQWFIDFEFPNEEGKPYKSSGGEMVESDLGEIPKKWCSKKFNSIMKISSGKRPKIKADNYSFENSIPIIGASKIMGYTRDTLFDSPILVIGRVGTHGVVQKIVDRCWPSDNTLVIQSEFYNFVFEFLKVIDYKSLNRGSTQPLITQTDIKNQTIIVPEDLTIIEKFEKILMPLLNKQFLLLKENENLTQLRDTLLPRLLSGEIEIPDELEV
- a CDS encoding type I restriction endonuclease subunit R, with translation MFKYNESELEVAALEWLEELGYDIVEGPDIAPDGDSPERDSFQDVVLVDRLRDALRKINPTIDTKVIEEAVQKIAANASPNLILNNKQFHKLATDGIEIQVQGTDGYNPTVSVYVFDFENPQNNDFMAVNQFTIIEGQSNKRPDVLVFVNGLPVVVMELKNATNEDVDISDAYNQIQTYKQAIPTLFRYNAFLITSDGINARVGSLTANEERFMKWRTVDGISLASPAEPQLEVMINGMLEPRRLMDIIQNFILFQTDGENTFKILAAYHQYHAVNKAVEKAQIATAENGDHKIGVIWHTQGSGKSLSMVFYAGKLIKAMNNPTLVVLTDRNDLDDQLYKTFSMSKDILRQSPNQAQSSDSLRELLNVESGGIIFTTLQKFSPDEEVGEMPCLTDRTNVIVMADEAHRSQYGFGAALSQKKESEGELKYGYAKYVRDALPNASFIGFTGTPVESTDRNTPAVFGEYIDVYDMSQAVEDGATVKIFYESRVIPLELPEGLAIDDDYEDITEDQELSIKEKLKSKWSRLEAVAGASSRVEKMAQDLVHHYEERGKAMFGKSMIVVMSRRIAIDLYKEIIKLRPEWHSDDDDKGVIKIVMTGSSSDPVEWQPFIGTKKRREFLARRMKDNDDSLKIVIVRDMWLTGFDVPSMNTMYIDKPMKGHNLMQAIARVNRVFKDKPGGLVVDYIGIADNLKQALKQYTDSDRETAGVDTALAVDVMLEKYQLILELLYGHDYSGFKSEKSSQRIKAIVNTMDYVIGLGEEEKKRFLDTVTELSKAYALCATTREAEELNDEIGFFKAVKASIVKTIGDGSKKKTATQMDAQINQLISKSVISEDVIDIYKELGLENPDISILSDQFLEDVRALPQKNLAVELLNRLLNGKVKNVQRSNLIKARKFSEMLANSLNKYNKRTIETSKVIEELIELAKEMDGAYKRGEDNGMVREEVAFYDALASHDTAEQVLGDDTLKIIAHELTQSIKENMSIDWNLRDSARAKMRVMVKRLLKKHGYPPEISKQAIDTVIEQAELMSEQLALEL
- a CDS encoding AAA family ATPase gives rise to the protein MLSNIFLRNVASYNEVGTKFKDLKKVNFIYGNNGTGKSTLSRGFLNIEDVVYSDCIYEGNIIGERLVYNKNFIDENFKSDNDIPGIFTLGRDDVEKQIELDEIQKNIEKNKEDKIKAQDNITITQGKIEENQQNFNDLIWSKKSDKTNRISALYQHAFIGLHGSKQRFYNEYCNQVVSNGSELINIDELFKSAEVVFSEEQSALSKIPALEIKYESGSKIFSKSIIGKEDLEYAHLVEKLNIHTWVHEGYKTIQENDLDYCPFCRSELKEEITNYLTEYFNEKFEKEIVELNKEIIKYKEYAENVILYLEELQALDNKYLEKIMVEKILLKIKAKNQENLKYLSEKEKAPSNKIELKLFEQELAELNEQLTIDNEKIEVHNNTVRKLGEEKERILRNIWRVFLSSTEVEYKNFKKEQKKLNGRLEGLKEAVDTKDEYIIENQEKYEKIKESIFGISSTVIAINKQLHLYGFKNFKLRAAEDEGKYKIVRENGEDANKTLSEGEKTFITFLYYYHRVKSVENKKLLFIDDPISSLDSTILYIVSTLVKDLIENSDEYKIEQLFISTHNTYFFKEITYKVNNCCYFIIRKNAKDGSYVKRYEKNPITTSYEALWKELIELKDSSANIIQNVMRRILENYFKFLGGIELDSLIKYFDEDEKIIVSSLIKWTHDGSHHIQEDLYIQQQSDMNEKYFNIFSELFIKSGNEGHLRMMLDKCITEDIENPFKLLEKHSA